The Streptococcus viridans genome contains the following window.
TTCTAGCATAACCGTATGAGCAGGGCAAGAAGTCATCTGAACTTCAACTACATAGGTCTGGCCTCTCTGTAAAAGTGGGAGACTGGGTGCCATCCGGTCCTCCCCATAGCTTGTGAGAGATTTCCAAGTTTTTAAGACTTGACCAGAAGGCATCAAAGGATTCATAAACCGAATCTGATCTTCTGCTAGTCTTTCTATCACAGACCCCCATAAATAATCTGCTGAAGAGATTGGCCCCCAATAAAGGGGACGATTTTTTTGCTTTCTCATCCTAATCATCCGCTTCTTCCAAAATCTCTTTCCATGATTTCTCTGTATTGGGTCAAGAACCACTCGATGATGGTTTCCGTTGCATCATTGTGGCGACCCGGCCGACTTGAACTAATGATCCGAATAGGCTGGTGATAAAGAGCTTCTAAAATATCTGAATAAGCCTTCTGGTCGTAGTCATCATCCCTCATATAAGCCAAGGCTAAA
Protein-coding sequences here:
- the asp3 gene encoding accessory Sec system protein Asp3, which codes for MRKQKNRPLYWGPISSADYLWGSVIERLAEDQIRFMNPLMPSGQVLKTWKSLTSYGEDRMAPSLPLLQRGQTYVVEVQMTSCPAHTVMLEVVCQDRFGKIVDRQVSTEGQVKFVYPEQAYSYQVRLLSAGMQEFTFHHITISSISSEK